One genomic segment of [Phormidium] sp. ETS-05 includes these proteins:
- the cas6 gene encoding CRISPR-associated endoribonuclease Cas6, which yields MPHSLVLNILPKSPIPPQFLTGRHLHALFLTLVSAVDKDLSDYLHNQTNDKAFTLSPWQIAGQRRFEHGIYSLEWEHQQPIPAGTQCWWRISLLDDSLFSQLTKLWLNLNPQHPWHLGPADLLITSILGTPQPAQPWASFAPYATLYEMASETDRQIAFNFTTPATFRQGESDMALPTREAVFHSLIHRWNKYSGIEFSHDLSEKIFPSFFNIRTAVVSNYKSKLIGCIGQISYRILGAADTLAIKQINALADFALYAGVGRKTPMGMGMVRRVDPNQKTSKQSGQNYA from the coding sequence ATGCCACACAGTCTCGTCCTCAACATCCTACCCAAATCCCCCATCCCCCCCCAGTTTCTCACTGGGAGGCACTTGCACGCCCTTTTCCTCACCTTGGTTAGTGCTGTAGATAAAGATTTAAGCGACTACCTCCACAACCAAACTAATGATAAAGCCTTTACCTTGAGTCCTTGGCAAATTGCCGGACAAAGGCGGTTTGAACATGGCATTTATTCCCTGGAATGGGAACATCAACAACCTATCCCCGCCGGGACGCAATGCTGGTGGCGCATCTCTCTGCTAGATGATAGTTTATTCAGTCAACTGACCAAACTTTGGCTCAATCTTAATCCCCAACATCCTTGGCATTTGGGGCCAGCAGATTTGCTGATTACCAGCATTTTGGGAACACCGCAACCGGCGCAACCTTGGGCGAGTTTTGCTCCCTACGCTACCTTGTATGAAATGGCTTCGGAAACCGATCGGCAAATTGCTTTTAATTTTACCACACCTGCCACTTTTCGGCAAGGGGAAAGTGATATGGCTCTCCCCACCAGGGAAGCAGTGTTTCACAGTCTGATTCACCGGTGGAATAAATACAGCGGCATTGAGTTTTCCCATGATTTGAGTGAAAAAATTTTTCCCAGCTTTTTCAATATCCGCACCGCTGTAGTCAGCAACTACAAGAGCAAGTTAATTGGCTGTATCGGTCAAATTAGCTACCGAATTTTGGGGGCTGCTGACACTTTGGCGATTAAGCAAATTAATGCTTTAGCTGATTTCGCTCTTTACGCGGGAGTGGGGCGGAAAACCCCGATGGGGATGGGGATGGTGCGGCGAGTTGATCCGAATCAAAAAACATCTAAACAGTCAGGACAAAATTATGCTTGA
- the cas4 gene encoding CRISPR-associated protein Cas4, producing the protein MLDIDYIPIAALNQYAYCSHRCWRMFCAGEFVDNHYTIEGTSLHSRVHSFGEGIREDVEQIRAIWLKSEQYKLIGKSDLIETVDGEWYPVEYKRGRKGEWDNDELQVAAQALCLEEMTGKTITGGYIYYASSYQRQLVEISPELRGQTLATIAEVAKLFATGAMPKPTYNPRCRGCSLSAACLPQAAAKIGRYQELN; encoded by the coding sequence ATGCTTGATATTGATTATATTCCCATTGCGGCGCTGAATCAATATGCTTACTGCTCTCACCGCTGCTGGCGGATGTTTTGCGCTGGGGAATTTGTGGATAATCATTATACCATTGAAGGCACGAGTTTGCATAGTCGGGTTCACAGTTTTGGCGAAGGTATCCGGGAAGATGTGGAGCAAATTCGCGCCATTTGGCTGAAGTCGGAGCAGTACAAGTTGATTGGTAAATCGGATTTGATTGAAACTGTGGATGGGGAGTGGTATCCCGTGGAATATAAACGGGGACGCAAGGGAGAATGGGATAATGATGAGTTGCAGGTAGCAGCCCAGGCTTTATGTTTGGAAGAAATGACGGGTAAAACCATTACTGGCGGCTATATTTATTATGCCAGTTCTTACCAGCGGCAGTTGGTGGAAATTTCCCCAGAATTGCGGGGGCAGACTCTGGCAACTATTGCGGAAGTTGCCAAGTTATTCGCGACGGGGGCAATGCCGAAACCTACTTATAATCCCCGTTGTCGTGGGTGCAGTTTGTCTGCTGCTTGTTTGCCCCAAGCTGCCGCGAAAATTGGTCGTTATCAAGAATTGAATTAG
- the cas1d gene encoding type I-D CRISPR-associated endonuclease Cas1d — translation MGTVYVVQDDAFVGKTDERLTVKVGKDKPLEVPLLMIDGLVVLGRATISPAAILELLERHIPVSFLSQNGRYLGTLEPELSKNIFVRAAQWQAAGHSELAVGAVRGFVRGKLKNYRHILQRRERENADLNLADGIAKLESAISPINATDNIDSLRGLEGAGSAAYFGCFNQLIRGDGFEFTARRRRPPTDPVNALLSFGYALLRHDVQGAVNTVGFDPYLGYLHYQRYGRPSLALDLMEEFRPLVVDTIVLAAINKRTLTVNDFVTEPLSGAVSLTQEGLRTFLRLYQEKKQSKFKHPVMGRQCTYQEAFEIQGRLLAKYLMGETDQYPPLVLK, via the coding sequence ATGGGAACTGTTTATGTGGTGCAAGATGATGCTTTTGTGGGAAAAACTGATGAACGGTTGACGGTAAAAGTCGGGAAAGATAAGCCCCTAGAGGTGCCTTTACTGATGATAGATGGGCTGGTTGTGTTGGGACGAGCGACGATTTCTCCCGCAGCTATTCTGGAGTTACTAGAGCGGCATATTCCGGTATCTTTTCTCAGTCAGAATGGGCGTTATTTGGGAACGCTAGAACCAGAGTTGAGTAAAAATATTTTTGTGAGAGCTGCTCAGTGGCAAGCTGCGGGTCATTCTGAACTGGCGGTGGGGGCTGTGCGGGGTTTTGTGCGGGGTAAGTTGAAGAATTACCGCCATATTTTGCAGCGGCGAGAGCGGGAAAATGCAGACCTGAATTTAGCTGATGGGATTGCTAAGTTAGAATCGGCGATATCGCCGATTAATGCTACTGATAATATTGACAGTCTCCGGGGATTAGAGGGTGCTGGTAGCGCGGCTTATTTTGGCTGTTTTAATCAGCTAATTCGGGGGGATGGGTTTGAATTTACTGCAAGGCGGCGGCGTCCTCCTACTGACCCAGTAAATGCGCTGTTGAGTTTTGGTTATGCTTTGCTGCGCCATGATGTGCAAGGGGCGGTAAATACGGTGGGTTTTGACCCCTATTTGGGCTATCTCCATTACCAGCGTTATGGTCGCCCTTCTTTGGCGCTGGATTTAATGGAGGAGTTTCGGCCTTTGGTGGTAGATACAATTGTTTTAGCTGCGATTAATAAGCGGACTCTGACCGTGAATGATTTCGTTACCGAGCCTTTGAGCGGTGCGGTTTCTTTGACTCAAGAAGGATTGCGCACTTTTCTGCGGCTTTATCAGGAGAAAAAGCAGTCTAAGTTTAAGCATCCGGTGATGGGGCGGCAATGTACTTATCAAGAAGCCTTTGAGATTCAAGGGCGCTTGTTGGCGAAGTATTTGATGGGGGAAACTGACCAATATCCGCCCCTGGTTTTGAAATAA
- the cas2 gene encoding CRISPR-associated endonuclease Cas2 → MNVVISYDVSEDKRRNKIHKVLKSYGQRVQYSVFECELTDTQYAKLRSRLSKLIKPEEDNIRFYSLCACCFGKVDRIGGPSPVDRTIFFA, encoded by the coding sequence ATGAATGTTGTGATTTCTTATGATGTTTCTGAAGATAAGCGCCGCAATAAAATCCATAAAGTGTTAAAATCTTATGGTCAGCGGGTGCAGTATAGTGTGTTTGAGTGTGAGCTTACGGATACTCAATATGCGAAACTCAGGTCCCGCTTGAGTAAGTTGATTAAGCCGGAGGAGGACAATATCCGTTTTTACTCCCTCTGCGCTTGTTGCTTTGGTAAGGTCGATCGGATTGGCGGACCGTCGCCGGTGGATAGGACCATCTTCTTCGCTTAA